In one Chelmon rostratus isolate fCheRos1 chromosome 7, fCheRos1.pri, whole genome shotgun sequence genomic region, the following are encoded:
- the jam3a gene encoding junctional adhesion molecule 3B: MAIARLVACFFLYTSLGHIPSSLGVILRTTDKIVWANEFEPIELTCLIESISTNNPRIEWKKIKNGVPSYVYFQNKIAGDLEHRAQLREPANILIFNTTRSDTAEYRCEVAAIDDQRDFDEILISLAVRVKPVVPRCSVPEAVTVGTSTELRCLENEGFPAPQYRWFHNNEELPQDPKNSPKLVNSSYSINPDTGGLKFRRVRKEDAGEYYCQAKNDAGHAQCPPQMMEVYDVDILGIFLKSFGAVIVFFCLAACICRSLKRGCFHKKGHSENNYNWPAQADGVDYGDADEGHFRHKSSFII; the protein is encoded by the exons GTCACATTCCATCATCTCTCGGGGTAATCCTCCGAACCACGGACAAGATTGTGTGGGCAAATGAGTTTGAGC CCATCGAGCTGACCTGTTTAATAGAGTCCATCTCAACGAACAACCCGAGGATTGAATGGAAGAAGATTAAGAACGGTGTCCCCAGTTATGTGTACTTTCAAAACAAGATAGCAG GGGACTTGGAGCACAGAGCTCAGCTCAGAGAGCCGGCCAACATCCTGATCTTCAACACCACTCGGTCAGACACTGCAGAGTACCGCTGCGAGGTGGCCGCCATTGATGATCAAAGGGACTTTGATGAGATTCTTATTAGTCTTGCAGTAAGAG tgAAACCTGTGGTACCACGGTGCAGCGTGCCAGAGGCAGTCACTGTCGGAACGTCAACCGAGCTGCGATGTCTGGAGAACGAGGGCTTCCCTGCTCCTCAGTACCGCTGGTTCCACAACAACGAGGAGCTTCCTCAGGACCCCAAAAACAGCCCCAAGTTGGTCAACTCTTCCTACAGCATCAACCCCGACACCGGAGGCCtg AAATTTCGAAGAGTGAGGAAGGAGGACGCAGGGGAGTACTACTGCCAGGCAAAGAATGATGCAGGACATGCGCAGTGTCCCCCGCAAATGATGGAAGTCT ATGACGTCGACATCCTCGGGATTTTCCTCAAGTCGTTTGGTGCAGtgattgttttcttctgtttggcTGCCTGCATCTGTCGTTCCCTCAAACGTGGATGCTTCCACAAAAAAggtcacagtgaaaacaa CTACAACTGGCCAGCACAGGCTGATGGTGTTGACTACGGCGATGCAGAtgag GGCCATTTTCGCCACAAGTCTTCATTCATCATTTGA
- the thyn1 gene encoding thymocyte nuclear protein 1: MPPKKRARVSKRAANSDKDDDGETASPAKEKTGSKSKAAAKKKASSEPAGPPQYRHWLMKSEPESRFENGIDVKFGIEDLKALPNQTGCWDGVRNYQARNFMRQMKDEQLAFFYHSNCKEPGIAGVMKIVKEAYVDHTQFDKKDVHFDATSKPDNPKWSMVDVQYQRMMKRFVPLSELKKYHLQHQAEGGPLKDMALFTRARLSVQPLTPEEFDFILSLENEEPL; the protein is encoded by the exons ATGCCACCAAAGAAAAGAGCCAGAGTGAGCAAAAGAGCTGCTAATTCAG ACAAAGACGACGATGGTGAAACGGCCTcccctgcaaaagaaaaaactggCAGCAAAAGCAAAGCGGCCGCAAAAAAGAAGGCAAGCTCAGAACCAGCTGGTCCTCCACAGTACCGTCACTGGCTGATGAAGTCTGAGCCCGAGAGCCGCTTTGAGAACGGGATCGATGTGAAG TTCGGGATCGAGGATCTGAAGGCTTTGCCTAACCAGACCGGCTGCTGGGATGGCGTCCGCAATTATCAG GCGCGCAATTTTATGAGGCAGATGAAAGACGAGCAGTTGGCTTTCTTTTACCACAGCAACTGCAAGGAACCGGGGATAGCAGGAGTCATGAAA ATTGTAAAGGAAGCGTATGTGGATCACACGCAGTTTGATAAGAAAGACGTGCATTTTGATGCCACCAGTAAACCAGACAACCCCAAGTGGAGCATG GTCGACGTCCAGTATCAAAGAATGATGAAGCGTTTTGTTCCTCTGTCCGAGCTGAAGAAGTACCACCTGCAGCATCAGGCCGAGGGAGGGCCTCTGAAGGACATGGCGCTTTTTACGAGGGCCAGACTCTCTGTGCAACCCCTAACCCCCG aggagTTTGATTTTATCCTGAGTTTGGAGAATGAGGAGCCGTTGTGA
- the vps26b gene encoding vacuolar protein sorting-associated protein 26B codes for MSFFSFGQSAEIDVVLNDAETRKKAEHKTEDGKKDKYFLFYDGETVSGKVNVTLKNPGKRLEHQGIKIEFVGQIELYYDRGNHHEFVSLVKDLARPGEITQSQTFDFEFTHVEKPYESYTGQNVKLRYFLRATVIRRLNDISKEMDIVVHTLSTYPELNSSIKMEVGIEDCLHIEFEYNKSKYHLKDVIVGKIYFLLVRIKIKHMEIDIIKRETTGTGPSVYHENDTIAKYEIMDGAPVRGESIPIRLFLAGYDLTPTMRDINKKFSVRYYLNLVLIDEEERRYFKQQEITLWRKGDVVRKSMSHQAAIASQRFEGSAASESALEQAAKEESG; via the exons ATGAGTTTCTTTAGTTTCGGACAAAGTGCAGAAATTGATGTGGTCCTGAATGACGCTGAAACGAGGAAGAAGGCTGAACACAAGACTGAGGATGGAAAGAAAgataaatattttcttttctacGATGGTGAGACTGTCAGTGGGAAGGTGAATGTCACACTGAAGAATCCCGGGAAGAGGCTGGAGCATCAAGGGATCAAAATTGAATTTGTCGGCCAAATAG AGCTGTATTACGACAGAGGAAACCATCATGAGTTCGTGTCCCTGGTGAAAGATCTCGCTAGGCCGGGTGAAATAACTCAGTCGCAGACCTTCGACTTTGAGTTCACTCATGTTGAAAAACCTTACGAGTCCTACACAGGCCAGAATGTCAAGCTAAG ATATTTTCTTCGTGCCACAGTGATCAGAAGACTAAATGACATCAGTAAAGAGATGGACATTGTGGTCCACACACTGAGCACCTACCCTGAACTCAACTCCTCCATTAAAATGGAAGTTGGAATTGAGGATTGTCTCCACATTGAGTTTGAGTACAACAAATCCAA GTACCATCTGAAAGATGTGATTGTGGGGAAAATCTATTTCTTGCTGGTGAGGATTAAGATTAAGCACATGGAGATTGACATCATCAAGCGTGAGACAACGGGCACTGGCCCAAGTGTGTACCATGAAAATGACACTATCGCCAAGTACGAGATCATGGACGGAGCTCCGGTCAGGG GAGAGTCCATTCCCATCCGGTTATTTTTGGCTGGCTATGATCTGACTCCCACCATGCGAGACATCAACAAGAAGTTCTCCGTGCGCTACTACCTGAACCTGGTGCTGATcgatgaggaggagagacgcTACTTCAAACAACAG GAAATCACACTGTGGAGGAAAGGGGACGTGGTGAGGAAGAGCATGTCTCATCAGGCCGCCATCGCCTCTCAGAGGTTTGAGGGCTCGGCAGCTTCAGAGAGCGCACTGGAGCAAGCTGCGAAGGAGGAGAGTGGGTAG